Proteins encoded in a region of the Triplophysa dalaica isolate WHDGS20190420 chromosome 10, ASM1584641v1, whole genome shotgun sequence genome:
- the LOC130430808 gene encoding avidin-related protein 4/5-like, with amino-acid sequence MESKSSKVSGKWKNELGSIMELKENGTGQISGTYTTAAEFKARNSPGETADLVGYINTAEAKKTTIAFCMAWKEGSCSAFSGQFFDGKGTGVIKTTWLLHSPVDCLQDNWEATRVGENTFNRIS; translated from the exons ATGGAG TCTAAAAGTTCAAAAGTGTCTGGAAAGTGGAAAAACGAACTCGGTTCTATAATGGAGCTGAAGGAGAATGGGACTGGTCAAATTAGTGGGACATACACAACCGCTGCGGAGTTCAAAGCCAGAAACAGTCCAGGAGAAACTGCTGACCTTGTGGGCTACATCAATACAGCGGAGGCTAAAAAGACTACTATTGCCTTCTGCATGGCCTGGAAAGAAG gcTCGTGTAGTGCATTCTCTGGCCAGTTCTTCGATGGCAAAGGTACTGGTGTAATCAAGACCACCTGGCTTCTGCATTCACCTGTGGATTGCCTCCAAGACAACTGGGAAGCAACACG TGTTGGGGAGAACACATTCAACAGAATCTCCTGA